The DNA window aagaaaaaaaaaataacacgcAAAGTACATCAGAAGTCTCGAGAGCAAAATCATATCAGTCTGCATAAAAAAGTCAAACAAGTTTGCGCGAAATTTTTCTCTCGAAGAGATTTGCAGGCGATAGGAAATCACAAAATTCGCATTATTATGAAAACCTCTGCCTATAGAGTAGTTGTGATATGTACTTCGCCTATGCGCCTTCGCATACACTTGtttaagaaccttttttttataagaacgtccagcctgagatttaaccaaattttaagaacatgctaagaacaagCCGAGGCTCAGCAGAAACAAaacttttttagtcctgatgcgttctaaaatgcagaatcaaattgtgctaatagtaacaaccttaaaCGTTAtcattgctattgatcataagtgtaattctctttctaataattcatcgggtttatattcttatatacactcaaatgtaagaacatcgttaagaacatatccatccttaaaatgctccaaaaataagaactgaaaattagacattcttataaaaaaagagtgtattgcTCCCGAAGAGGGGACAATAAATGTGCCCAGACGCCGTGCACAATCTCTGTCGATAGAAATCTCCTGATCCAGCATTCCCGCACTATCGACGGAGCTATCTAAAAACCAGAGTAAGCACCTATCAGAGAAGGTAAGAGGGTGCCAGCCGCGGCTGTCTTAAATACCGCATTCCTTATATCTGTTACACACAGCCCCGTGCTAATAGCGTGTCCTGCATTACTCCAGATATCGTTTTACTTGAGGGTCCGAAAATAGAGGATAATAGAGGTTAATGCGGCGCGATGATTGAGCCTTCGTAAGAGTTCTATAAACGATCCGCGCCCTCGAGAAAATCGTCTAAGATCCCATCTATTACGCGCCCTAAACATCGATAGCTTATCGCActtttgtgacgtcacatccggtcagtgtgaaaaaaaaatctctcTTATCAAAATACCCTACTGTGATTGCAAAGATCCATGAGTAAACATTACATATCCTTTCGAGCTTTGCCCAAACAAATACTATGCAAAGAACAGTAGCACTTGGaggcattgaaatttgaatttgcgATGCGAATATTGAGGTACCGGTATCTGCGTTTGATTGATTAACTTTGAGCAGATTTCCGCAAAACATTTAGATGACAGCTCAGGAACGGCTGTGCCTAGTGTAGATGAATGACCTAGTGTGACCTTGCCATATGAGAACTGCTCCTGCCAATCATCTAAGACGGCTCAAGATCACCCAAACCAACGCTAGTCAAGATTTGTAGGCAAGTTAAACAACTTTTAACTCCGTTTAACTCCCACGACCATGCAGAACGACGATTCTGTAACCAATAGGACTGCGTTAAGCTACCAAAGGCGCTACTACAGTTACTACAAGTTCCGTTTACGCGTGTTTTTCTACACTTGTGTGTGTTTAGTAGCAGTGGGACTTCTTGTAGGATGTTTTATCATTCAAGTCTTCAATTCTTCCACTATCTTCCCCAAGGAGTACGAACTAGCTGAGCAAGACATGCGAATCATAAAAGTATCAACTGTATTCTGCGAGGGGATTTATGTCAAAGCCGCAAACCAGCGTCGAACTTTGAGGGTTTTACAACAAGTTCAGATATCACCACAAACGCGTGTATCTAACGTCAGTCTAGAGGTATTTGTTCCGCGCAACAAATATTGGTTCAAGGCCTATTATCTTTTAAAAGGCTCCAGTATACTCATCAATGCAAAGTCTGACAGCTTCTTcaagttatttattttcaagagACGTGAAAACTTAGATGGTTGGGTCTCTAGACTGGATGCATCACAGCTTCGTAGGCGATCTCCCCCAGaggacaaaaacaccacaacaCAAATCTCGTTTGTTTACACAGTTCCACAGGAGGGGAATTATTATATCTTGTTTCAGCGCATTAATGGACAGCGACAATTAGAGAAACTCTCCGTGGAATTCTCGCTAACTCGGCATGTGTACGAACTAGGGAGTGCTATTCACGAGTGCCATGCAGATCTGGGGCAAGATTGCAGTACTCGACTAATGTTTAACTCCGATGAGCGTGCGCTAATCGAGGTCAAACCATCGTCTGGCGCCATgtaccagaacaatgtaaTCACGGCCTGGCACTGCGAGCCTAGGGTATGGTTCTTCATAGTGGTTTTCGCGGgaggttttttatttttccttacAATAGGGTGTATCGTTTATTTCGTGCTAATGAGTCGACGCAAGTCGAGTTTTATTCGCGAGTGTCGTAAACAAAGTTTAAGGTCACAGAGCTTGCGGAGCCTAAGCCGCGCTTCTGTGCGGAGCACACGTGGTAAGCCACCCAGTCGATCAACTAGCATCCGTAGCCAAGGCAACACCGAGCCTCTTTCATCCGGGACATTGACTCGTGACTACACCCAGTCCACGCGCCTCCCCTCCGTGATACCTCCAATTTACACAGGGGACATGCCAGATACCCCGGAGACTATAACCACACCTCTCACGCCTCGCTCTAGGGCCGATTCCATCGAGACGATTTCTCTCCCATCGTTGGATATCGTTCGTCCGCGTCGTGCGAGTTTCTCCACCTTCTCGACAGCCGCGGGGGACTGGGATACCGCGAGTTTGAGGTCGTGTCCAGGCGCGCTCGTCCGTAAGCATTCATACCGAAACCCACACCATCCAGGTTATTATCAGGAACTGAAACGTGAACGTGAAGAGCGTGCAGAAATTTTACGTGAATTGTTACGTGATTCCGAGCGTGAGGCGGGTACTGAAGATGAGCGGGAGTCGTTACTCGGAGCGGTGGGTGGTGTAGACGAACATGATGGCGCGAAAAGTCCGCGTGATTTCGCGAGAAAGCCCCGTGATCGTGTGAAAGAGTGTTGTGATAAACGTGCGGGTGGAACGTGTACGAGACACAGCGGGAggaaaagggatttttttcgGGATTTGGAGCGCGAACGACAGAGGAGTGAAAGCGATTTGAATGCGGATAACAGACTCAGTAAAGGTAGCGACTACGAGAAGGAATTCGAAAATCTCATAGAATCTGAAACGCCATACGCAACGCACAAGCGAAATAAAGACAAAGTTTCTGACTCGTGGGACTCGGACAAGCCAGCAACATTACCACGCATGCGCACCGGGCgaaacaaaaagcccaaagcTAACGGGTACATCCCTCAAATAGACCCAATATGGGAAAAGCAAGGAATCATAGCTCCACTCAACAACAACCAGTTTAATACCTCAGTGCAAGTACATGCTACGCCTAATGGTTCCGCGAAACCGAAGAACCACAAAGATATGAATGGGAATGCACCCCAAGATGTGAAACTGCGTAATCTACCGAGTAGAAAGAAGGACGGCTTTTGGAGGCCGAGGTTATCTGTGGTATCAGAAGTGTAGAGTGAAGTGAGTATTTTTGGCCAAGATAAGTTAAGGATGTTTGTCATTACATCACAGGAATTCTCCTAACAAGACTGGACTCAGCTCACTTCTCCCTCTAGTGGGAGACATATTGCCAAGAAGTAAATTGACTCTTATCCCACGCTACACGGAACATGCAGTTAACATACTGTGGGCCGTAGTTGGGTCAGCGGCGTCATACAAAATCCATACACATCGTGCTTGATTATCAACCCGCTATGCACCCACAAAGACTTCTGGGGGTTTCAAGCATTCGCCTTTGACTAACAATGTTGATCATTGGGATTGGATTTTTACAATCAGCTTTTCCCCCAGATTTGGAGCATTTAATGTTTATACGATGTAATCATTTACCTACTTGTTCATCTTTGAAAGACGTTGTGATTTTGGCATTATCTCAGAGACGTACTCACGCACATTCTTATGCATATACGTTGCCTTGATACCCAAAACTCATCGCTGAGGTTTATTCCATTTTCCCCTTCAAAAGCCCTGATTGATGAAAGTAGACCAGAATATAAAGAGCAAACTGGAAGCCAATACTGTATTGGTGTgttattttttgtaatttaaAGCCAATTTTCTATCAAATATTAAAGTAGCTGAGATTATTCAGTTTAAAATgaacataaaataaacatcGATCCCGTACTTGCTATTGTCTCTAATGGTGATGATCCATTTTGTACTTCTATTGTTTCTAATAGTTTAATTCTAGCTAAAGTAAGCCCATCTCTAGGAGGACCTACGAGACGTGTCCAAAACATACATCCTCCTCTATACAAATCGATTAAAAACATGCCCATAACACAATATTGTATAGGTTAGGCTTTTAATTCTTTAGAGATTTATACAGTGAAAATTGTCAGTTTTGGTGCAAGAATCATAGCAATGGAAAAACTGCCCTTCTTAAGGTTGCTGTTGCACATAaccacacaaacacacatttCTTATTGGTGCAAGAATCATAGCAATGGAAAAACTGCCCTTCTTAAGTTTGCTGTTGCACATTaccacacaaacacacatttCTTATTGGTGCAAGAATCATAGCAATGGAAAAACTGCCCTTCTTAAGTTTGCTGTTGCACATTACCACACACAACAAACATTTCTTATTACATGATTTCTTTTCAagttaacaataaaaaatgaacaacTGTTATAACAAAGTTGGTGAAGCTTCATGTGACATTTACTGGCCAGTGTTAAAAAGATACAGACAGTTCCACATTCCATGAGTGTGAGTTAgagtgtaagcactgtcactaaAGAAGGTAGCATTGGCCAGGGTCCCAAGGATAAAGGAAAGGGTAAAGGAATATGAAATGAAACAAAACTAGCCAAGGCGCATACACAGGCAGCCAAAAACTGGGTCAttccttattaaggaatcttcaaatactatgctgtttccatatgatacctatgactatGCATCCCCCCTTCCGACAATCCTGGGTAAGCGCCTGTAGCCTTCCATACCATTACCTATAATGCATTGGCCTGAGACACTATTCTTTTCAAGGAAATGCATATGAGCTCTTCATCGTGGCAATTTTATCTTAACAAGGGGGGacctctccagaaaagtagacaagGTGATCATCATATcgtttagggtataaaatttttGACCAACTGCCATCCTTTATGGGGTGTTTAAGGATTATTTCGGATTGTGCTTGTGTATTTCTCACACTAACTCGCCTGAAACGAATTAtaataaaccacaagtcaactgattGGTTAATACTTTCCACTTTATTGTTGGTAACAATATAAGGTGTCCATTTGCCAATAAGAACGGAAGAGAGATGTGCTCCATAGCGATGTCTCAAGGACCGCAATAAAACTCAGAAAATTCccttgaccacacccaatttgccaTCTCTGAGAtgtaagaattgctgttgaccacacctaaAGTGCCTTCCCTTAGGGTTTAAACTGATTTTGCCAACGATCACCCCTGTCTGTTTTGTCAGAGTCCCCCCTCGGTAGTAATCATCAATATTAGAGATGTCATAAAATTGTGCTTGATATAGGGAACAGCTTAACAGTTCAGAGATTTAGTAAACTGAAAAGGATAGGCAATGACATCCCTTCAATTTCATTGTTTGAGGAAGATTACCACCATGTGTCCAGCCTTGCTGATAAAAGGAAGATCATCAAAAGAGCAGGGACATATTTCTACCACTTATTAGCCCTATATCCTATATTCACTTCAAAGGCTTGGCCACTATTAACAACTCTTATTACTATATTACAGGAGTGCCCTACTTCTTATCACCTATCTCTATGGGTATCTCTACTTATCGGTTGTCCAGTATGATGATTGTTCTTGATGGGTAGTCTGGTATCTCCACAAAGATAAAGCGATAGATGAAACTTCCTCTTGAGCCCTATGGGAAAAGGTATCATTAGAGCCTGTATACATGAGAACTACTCCTGGCAATCATCAAAGATGGCTCAAGTAAAACAACTTTTAACTGTGTTAAGTTATGTGATAAGGGGTGCTTTGTTTAACCAGCTACCAGGAGGAGCAAGAGGAGTTggaatatgtttttttttttacagtttgtATAATGAAATCCTTAAGCATTTGTTTGCAAAGAATACTCACAGTCACAGTTCCAGATTTGCAGGATTTTGGGGGTGGGGCCATATGGTTCTTATTGACCCGCTCTTTGGCTGCAAAGGGTGGTGTAAGCACACGCCCTACTGTGTTATATGTAACGCGCTCCTGTGACAGTACCTTTTTCACATCCACATGCACAGTCCCCTTGCGTTTACTCCCTTTTGCGTAGAATTTAATTCGCATGTAGTCCTCGCCATCAACAACATATTCCTGAAAGCTGCAAATCAGGAAAATATTAGAAAATAAATTGGTTCCCTAATATAAAGGTGTGTACTTGCCAAAAGTCAAACAGTacaagagtaaaaaaatccaaaCTCAAAGAATCCAAAACTAAAACAGTCAAAAAGTCAAACAGACCAAAACTCAAACATTCAAAAAGTTAAATAATCCAAAACTCAAACAGTCAAAGAGTCGAACAGACCAAAACTCAAATAGTCAAAGAGTCAAACAGACCAAAACTCAAACAGTCAAAGAGTCAAACAGACCAAAACTCAAACAGTCAAAGAGTCAAACAGACCAAAACACAAATAGTCAAAGAGTCAAACAGACCAAAACTCAAACAGTCAAAGAGTCAAGCAGACCAAAACTCAAACAGTCAAAGAGTCAAACAGACCAAAACTCAAACAGTCAAAGAGTCAAACAGACGAAAACTCAAACAGTCAAAGAGTCAAACAGACCAAAACTCAAACAAACAGTCAAAAAGTCAAACAGACCAAAACTCAAACAGCCAAAGAGTCAAACAGACCAAAACTCAAACAGTCAAAAAGTCAAACAGACCAAAACTCAAACAGTCAAAGAAACAAACAGATCAAAACTCAAACAGTCAAAAAGTCAAACAGACCAAAACTCAAACAGTCAAAGAGTCAAACAGACCAAAACTCAAACAGTCAAAGAGTCAAACAGACCAAAACACAAATAGTCAAAGAGTCAAACAGACCAAAACTCAAACAGTCAAAGAGTCAAGCAGACCAAAACTCAAACAGTCAAAGAGTCAAACAGACCAAAACTCAAACAGTCAAAGAGTCAAACAGACGAAAACTCAAACAGTCAAAGAGTCAAACAGACCAAAACTCAAACAAACAGTCAAAAAGTCAAACAGACCAAAACTCAAACTGCCAAAGAGTCAAACAGACCAAAACTCAAACAGTCAAAAAGTCAAACAGACCAAAACTCAAACAGTCAAAGAAACAAACAGACCAAAACTCAAACAATCAAAGAGTCTAACAGACCAAAACTCAAACAGTCAGAGTCTAACAGACCAAAACTCAAACAAACAGTCAAAGAGTCAAACAGACCAAAACTCAAACAGTCAAATAGTCAAAACAGTCCAAGGTTCAGCAAGTAATGAGACAACGAGAGGCAGCTAGCATAATAGCAGGAGGCTCCAAAGAACATGAAAAGTACACTGCATACCTGACGTGCCGTCTGCGACCTCTGCGAGTCTCCTCTCCATGGCCCATAATTGGCTCACCTAGCTCTTCAACAACCTGAATAATGAGGACACATAATCCATAGAGATATCATAAAATCTGACGCAGTGCCTGAGAAATGTGGCCAGCCTTGATTAATGAGGATATAGAATTCTTAGAGATCTACAAAAATCTAAAGCAGAGCCTAACTAGTGGGGCAACCTGAATAATGAGGACAAAGAATTCATGAGGTAATGAGGACAACCTGACCTATGAGAACAGAAAATCTACAGCAGAGCCTAAATAATAAATTCAACCTGAATTATAATGAAGACAAAGAATTCATGCTGTAACTAGGACAACCTGAATAACAAGGACAGAAAATCTACAGTGGAGCCTGAAACTAGTACAGTACACATAAACATCTGAATATCTTGAAAGGTAATAAAGCATGCAAACATTGATAATGCATTATTTGAGATGTACAAGACAATTACCCTATGCTTGGTCAATGGCCTTGCTCTAAAACAAGGGCCTAGTTAGCTTTTAATGTGGCAGATAACTGAAAAATTCTATTGAGGCAGGAAAAAATGGAATAATAGACAAATAATAATGCAATACACTTACCTCAGAGTTTGCTAACACTTTTTTCAATGCATCAGAGTAGACTCTATTTGGACTAAACCCAAGGAACAACTCACTGAAGACGTACCATAGTAGGGCCCCTAAACCATAAATAACAGTCAATTAAGGATACAGTTCAAGTTGGGCGACGAAAACAgcccaaaaaaaattattgcagAAGTATGTTCTTTATATCATTATCTAACAATTTCCATTTAAAtccatttaaaaatattttaatttatagtttttttttaacaaaaaacgttccagaacaagaaaaaacatCTTCGCCTTTGGTGTCAAAATCTTGTAATCCTTTTAGCACGCCACGCTACAACAGGTGTTTCAAAAAAGCTTCTACAGTATGTGTGGGAAGAGAAGAGAGTCTCGGGAGCGCCTTCATTTCTGCTCGCATGAGTTTTCCTTTTTGCTTTGCCCCTGTTCTTTCCGTAAAAGTTTGTGATCTACTGACCTGACCGCCTGAGGTCTGACCTGTTGTGGGTCTGTGGTCTGTTCTTTTTCTGAGATTGACAATACCGTCATGATTGGCTGACACCAATTCCTATTAGGTGTGAAGTGCCCTAATCCCTTTAGCCCTCCAGAAAACTTTGAAGGCGCATTACAGCGAAACTAAAGTGTGCCAAAAAGCAACAAACTTTTAAACTGTTGGTACCCTAGAATTTGTCAGATTTTCGTATAATTTGACAGACATGTAGAACAATAGCCTTGCTTCAAAAGGggttctcattttttttatattgttttttaatcaaaagttATTCTTCCCAAAAGACAGGAGATAGCCGAAATTTGCATCTGGcaactttgaaataaaataactctTCAATGGAATACGATATGGAAAAAATGAAATCCCCTTTTGAAAATTGACATGTGTTGATGGAAATAAGGGGTATTGCATTAACCTAAGGCGCGAAGTAAGGttttgcaaaagaaaacaGTATGATCTTGCGTATTTCAGCCCCtaactaaaaaacaaaaactccTTATGGAAAAAAGCCATGAGTAGATGCTTATTTATATAGCGCGACATAGTCGCGAAGGTAAACCGTAACCTTAATAGTACACACTACACTAACATTAGACCCATTAATAAAGCAAATTTTTGTTGACAAGTTGGAAATTTTTTCAGTGAGAATTTTTTAGCAATTTGACATGagaaaccaaaaaaatgaatatagatCGAATAGATTTTTTCACATTTGTACTTTCTTATGTCTAGTGTTTATGAAATCATCATTTTTTTCGATGCACAttcaggggggtgcaccaaaCAACTACACCGCCATGGTTTATTGACTTGGAAAAAAGGCCACACAACCACTATGTGGAAGTCTTTTCATAACACTCAACATTACAAAGTACACCACATGTGCACTTTATCTGCTAAGGATAAAGGCTTATAAGGGTTTACTTTGTTGGCTTATTTTCAGTTTATTTTCAGTTACTTTCTTCTTGGGTGAAAAATGGACATTTAGTCATCATCACATaatttcttgtatttttttaaaattgatcaTTCTTGAATAAACACGAGCCACAACAAGAAACTTTGACCCTTGTGCATTGAGGCAGTATGAATTTTGGTACATAATATTGCTTATTTTGGAAGATAAAAGATTTAATCGTTTACTAATTTGGAAAATGTTATGCgtgaattttctattttctcaCGTTGTATGATATTTTTGGCTTTCTAAAAACAAGTATTGCAAAACTGAAGTTCCacttttatttcttcgtcGACGGCCTATCTACATGCCAAATTTTAGCCAAGAAAATGACAAAATAGTTAaatagttgttgtttttcgGAGCACTTAAATGGGTACCAACTCCGTGCGCATAGCCTTATGCAAAAAATCTGTTATTAGAAAAAAGTTATTGATGTTTAGGCTgaaaatttataataatgttATGAAACAAGCGATTAGTTAATGAGTTAAGAAGAATGGGACGCTTAAGACTTGCATGCAtgtattgttttgaaagaggAGTTGGAATGTAAGTAAAATAAACAATAGGAGATTCCATGTAAAGGAATGATAACTAATCTCGAGTTGTGAGTTATATAAAGAGAGTAAAGAAAGCTAACAAAGGAGGTAAAAGTATTACGAAATGAGCTCTGGAGTTTGAGGTTTTTATTTGTTGCTGTGCGCGCTCTTTTTGCTCCTATTACTGTTTTTCAGGTACTTTCTGATGCAAcaataaattttgaaaaagatAAAACATTCTTAAAAGCCTGATATAGTTTGTTTGATAAATGAGAGAGGATTGATACTTAATCATTTTGGAACTAAAATGTACTATAACTTATGCAAATAGTTTGGTTTT is part of the Nematostella vectensis chromosome 13, jaNemVect1.1, whole genome shotgun sequence genome and encodes:
- the LOC5507317 gene encoding uncharacterized protein LOC5507317 encodes the protein MQNDDSVTNRTALSYQRRYYSYYKFRLRVFFYTCVCLVAVGLLVGCFIIQVFNSSTIFPKEYELAEQDMRIIKVSTVFCEGIYVKAANQRRTLRVLQQVQISPQTRVSNVSLEVFVPRNKYWFKAYYLLKGSSILINAKSDSFFKLFIFKRRENLDGWVSRLDASQLRRRSPPEDKNTTTQISFVYTVPQEGNYYILFQRINGQRQLEKLSVEFSLTRHVYELGSAIHECHADLGQDCSTRLMFNSDERALIEVKPSSGAMYQNNVITAWHCEPRVWFFIVVFAGGFLFFLTIGCIVYFVLMSRRKSSFIRECRKQSLRSQSLRSLSRASVRSTRGKPPSRSTSIRSQGNTEPLSSGTLTRDYTQSTRLPSVIPPIYTGDMPDTPETITTPLTPRSRADSIETISLPSLDIVRPRRASFSTFSTAAGDWDTASLRSCPGALVRKHSYRNPHHPGYYQELKREREERAEILRELLRDSEREAGTEDERESLLGAVGGVDEHDGAKSPRDFARKPRDRVKECCDKRAGGTCTRHSGRKRDFFRDLERERQRSESDLNADNRLSKGSDYEKEFENLIESETPYATHKRNKDKVSDSWDSDKPATLPRMRTGRNKKPKANGYIPQIDPIWEKQGIIAPLNNNQFNTSVQVHATPNGSAKPKNHKDMNGNAPQDVKLRNLPSRKKDGFWRPRLSVVSEV